From one Streptomyces sp. R41 genomic stretch:
- a CDS encoding ATP-binding cassette domain-containing protein has translation MTKANPAIEVSGLHKSFGKTHALDGLDLDVETGEVHGFLGPNGAGKSTTIRVLLGLLRADSGAARMLGRDPWADAVELHRRVAYVPGDVTLWRNLSGGEVIDLYGRLRGGLDKARRADLIERFELDPTKKGRTYSKGNRQKVALVAAFASDVDLLILDEPTSGLDPLMEEVFQRCVEEERDRGRTILLSSHILSEVEELCDRVSIIRKGRTVESGSLADLRHLTRTSVTAELAGAPNGLAHLPGVHDLDIQGKRVKLQVDTDKLDAVLRSLTDSGVRSLTSTPPTLEELFLRHYQEDVRTEEMAR, from the coding sequence CACAAGTCGTTCGGCAAGACGCACGCGCTGGACGGCCTCGACCTGGACGTCGAGACCGGTGAGGTGCACGGCTTCCTCGGCCCGAACGGCGCCGGGAAGTCCACCACCATCCGGGTCCTGCTGGGCCTGCTGCGCGCCGACTCCGGCGCCGCCCGGATGCTGGGCAGGGACCCCTGGGCGGACGCGGTGGAACTGCACCGCCGGGTCGCATACGTCCCCGGCGACGTGACGCTGTGGCGCAACCTCTCCGGCGGCGAGGTCATCGACCTGTACGGGAGACTGCGCGGGGGCCTGGACAAGGCACGCCGGGCGGACCTGATCGAGCGGTTCGAGCTGGACCCCACCAAGAAGGGGCGGACGTACTCGAAGGGCAACCGCCAGAAGGTCGCCCTCGTCGCCGCCTTCGCCTCGGACGTCGACCTGCTGATCCTGGACGAGCCCACCTCGGGCCTCGACCCGCTGATGGAGGAGGTCTTCCAGCGGTGCGTCGAGGAGGAACGGGACCGCGGCCGCACGATCCTGTTGTCGAGTCACATCCTCAGCGAGGTGGAAGAGCTCTGCGACCGGGTCAGCATCATCCGCAAGGGCCGGACCGTCGAGAGCGGCTCGCTCGCCGACCTGCGCCACCTCACCCGCACCAGCGTCACCGCCGAACTCGCGGGCGCGCCCAACGGATTGGCGCATCTGCCCGGCGTCCATGACCTCGACATACAGGGAAAGCGGGTGAAGCTCCAGGTCGACACGGACAAACTGGACGCCGTACTGCGGTCGCTGACCGACTCGGGCGTACGGTCGCTGACGTCGACGCCACCGACGCTGGAGGAGCTGTTCCTGCGGCACTACCAGGAGGATGTCCGTACGGAGGAGATGGCGCGATGA
- a CDS encoding ABC transporter permease, whose protein sequence is MTATTAATYAVRAGGSRQLAGTGTLLRFALRRDRLMMPLWVGVIGLLVLSMPNSLKTIYSTPAERADVARQMLTNGSLRATYGPVFSDSLGGLTAWRIGGYAGVFAGIMSLLVVVRHTRDEEESGRQELISSAMVGRRAPLTAALLAAFVANGVLALLIAGGLARQGGAGALALGLAVAGIGMVFATMAAIVAQLTESARLAKGLTGGLLGAAFVLKAAGDSATNDGSSPLTWISPVGWLEELRSFADERWWVLLLFVAAVAVQGAVAYELAGRRDVGMSFLPTRPGPAAGRLGTAGALAWRLQRGAVLGWSLGFLAAGAAFGGMTKGASDLVGNNDKTREIIERMGGQAGITDAFLATMVGMLGMVAALFVVSSVLRLHGEETSQRAEPVLANAVGRLRWASGHLVIAFGGAVLIMLLGGLGLGLGYGAELGPILAACLVQVPAIWTLGALAVLLHGLSAQWAVGAWAAAGIALLLGWIGPALNVPQTVMNLSPFGHLPKLPGGDMTWTPVLFLTGIAVVLTAAGLAGVRRRDLST, encoded by the coding sequence ATGACTGCCACGACTGCCGCGACGTATGCGGTACGAGCCGGCGGGTCCCGCCAACTGGCCGGAACCGGCACACTCCTGAGGTTCGCACTGCGCCGCGACCGGCTGATGATGCCGCTCTGGGTCGGCGTGATCGGCCTGTTGGTGCTCTCCATGCCGAACTCGCTGAAGACCATCTACAGCACCCCGGCCGAACGCGCCGACGTGGCACGGCAGATGCTCACCAACGGCTCCCTGCGCGCCACCTACGGACCGGTGTTCAGCGACTCGCTCGGCGGACTCACCGCCTGGCGCATCGGTGGCTATGCCGGGGTGTTCGCCGGGATCATGAGCCTGCTCGTCGTCGTCCGCCACACCCGTGACGAGGAGGAGAGCGGACGCCAGGAACTCATCTCCTCGGCGATGGTCGGGCGCCGGGCCCCGCTCACGGCCGCACTGCTGGCGGCGTTCGTCGCGAACGGCGTCCTCGCGCTGCTCATCGCGGGCGGGCTCGCGAGGCAGGGCGGCGCCGGCGCACTGGCGCTGGGGCTCGCCGTCGCCGGGATCGGCATGGTCTTCGCCACGATGGCGGCGATCGTCGCCCAGCTGACGGAGAGCGCGCGGCTCGCGAAGGGGCTGACGGGTGGGCTGCTCGGCGCCGCCTTCGTCCTGAAGGCGGCGGGCGACTCGGCGACGAACGACGGCTCTTCACCCCTGACCTGGATCTCCCCGGTCGGCTGGCTGGAGGAGTTGAGGTCCTTCGCGGACGAACGCTGGTGGGTACTGCTGCTGTTCGTCGCGGCGGTCGCCGTGCAGGGCGCGGTCGCCTACGAGCTCGCCGGGCGGCGCGACGTCGGCATGAGCTTCCTGCCGACGCGGCCGGGGCCCGCGGCGGGGCGCCTCGGTACGGCCGGGGCGCTGGCCTGGCGGTTGCAGCGGGGTGCCGTGCTCGGCTGGAGCCTCGGGTTCCTGGCCGCCGGGGCCGCGTTCGGCGGGATGACGAAGGGCGCCTCCGACCTGGTCGGGAACAACGACAAGACCCGGGAGATCATCGAGCGGATGGGCGGGCAGGCGGGGATCACGGACGCGTTCCTCGCGACGATGGTGGGGATGCTGGGCATGGTCGCCGCGCTGTTCGTGGTGTCCTCCGTGCTGCGGCTGCACGGCGAGGAGACCTCGCAGCGGGCCGAGCCGGTGCTGGCGAACGCGGTCGGCCGTTTGCGCTGGGCCTCCGGCCACCTCGTCATCGCCTTCGGCGGCGCGGTCCTCATCATGCTGCTCGGCGGGCTCGGTCTGGGCCTCGGCTACGGCGCCGAACTCGGGCCCATCCTCGCCGCCTGCCTCGTCCAGGTCCCGGCCATCTGGACCCTGGGCGCCCTTGCCGTCCTCCTCCACGGCCTCTCCGCCCAGTGGGCGGTGGGGGCCTGGGCCGCGGCAGGCATCGCCCTCCTCCTCGGCTGGATCGGCCCCGCCCTGAACGTCCCCCAAACCGTCATGAACCTCTCCCCCTTCGGTCACCTCCCGAAGCTGCCGGGCGGCGACATGACGTGGACGCCGGTGCTCTTCCTTACAGGGATCGCGGTGGTGCTGACCGCGGCGGGGCTGGCGGGGGTGCGACGGCGGGATCTGAGTACGTGA